CCCCATGTTTTTTTGGAGTGCATTTCAGAGGTATTCTCACAGAGATGTTTGAGGAGTGCTGCTTATCATTATAGAGTTGCATAATTGGTAGCTTCAGCTCTTGTAATTGGTGCATTTGAAAtactttgaaatgttttaatttacttGATAGAATTAAAGAGTCAAATGTGAACGTTCTATGTTGAATGTTGTGCAGTACATCTATGTAAGTTACCCTTGTattaatttatcaaaaataattaaatacattatgtGTAATTAATTCTATTTTGATTTTTCAGGTTCCCAGGCTGACTGCAGTTGACAAGAATCTAAATATACTCCCAAGATCTCAAACAAAAACTATATTTGAAGCTTCTTTGTGCATAAGAAAACAGCCACCATGCCAATACTAAAACAGCTAGTGTCTGGCTCCTCCCAGACCAAGCGCCGCTCACGCATGGACCTGACCAGGGAGATGATCAGTGCTCCACTGGGGGACTTTCGCCACACCATGCATGTAGGCCGCAGTGGTGATGCGTTTGGAGACACCTCCTTTCTCAGCACCCGCTCAGGAGAACCTCCCCCTGAGACCAATTTCTTTCCCCGCTCTCCCCGGCCTGGCCTCCTGTCTCGCACCTTCAGGAGCAGCAAACGCTCCCAGTCGGTGACCAGAGTTGACCAGCAGAGTGACAACACCCTGGTGAGTCCTGGTGGGTCACCCACCTATGTAAAGAATGCCATGTCTTTGCCCTTTCTCAATGATGACGACCGAGGGGACAGTATGGTGGCTAAGAGTTTGTCCTCGAGTCCTTTAAAGCAGCACGGTGAGGGTGATGGGAGAGGTGCAGCTTCAGCTGCTCACTTCCTGGAGCTAGAAGAACGCAGCTTTGGGGAGCTGACTGAACTTCCAAAGAGCTCCCACCCCTACGGAGGAGGTATGAAGCATGCCGAGTCAGTAATGTCTTTTCATGTTGACCTTGGACCCTCCATGCTGGGTGACATCCTGGGGGTGATGGAGAAGGAGGATGATGATCTTGGCTACGAGGAGGGCAAGAGCAGCGAGGGCCGTGCTTCCCCACCTCTCAGCACCCACGGTGAGGAAGAATATAgtatggagagagaaaaagatgaggatgcagaggaggagatggaagaagaggaagaagctACAGATCTCCAACAGCAGGCCTCAATGCATCCAGCTAACTCTGTTG
The nucleotide sequence above comes from Etheostoma spectabile isolate EspeVRDwgs_2016 chromosome 15, UIUC_Espe_1.0, whole genome shotgun sequence. Encoded proteins:
- the cdc42ep4a gene encoding cdc42 effector protein 4a — translated: MPILKQLVSGSSQTKRRSRMDLTREMISAPLGDFRHTMHVGRSGDAFGDTSFLSTRSGEPPPETNFFPRSPRPGLLSRTFRSSKRSQSVTRVDQQSDNTLVSPGGSPTYVKNAMSLPFLNDDDRGDSMVAKSLSSSPLKQHGEGDGRGAASAAHFLELEERSFGELTELPKSSHPYGGGMKHAESVMSFHVDLGPSMLGDILGVMEKEDDDLGYEEGKSSEGRASPPLSTHGEEEYSMEREKDEDAEEEMEEEEEATDLQQQASMHPANSVDLGTENGGPYTPEYTPETRPKHLQHLDSCSMSSSGSAALDEKPNSQTYAGDTDSATFSAPPEEESNFSSFLEDEDDEIHV